In Planctomonas sp. JC2975, the genomic stretch CGCGCGCGGCTGCTCGACGGCGTCCGCTGGACTCTGCGAAACCCCAGTGTGATCGTCACGCTGGTCCTCGCCAGCACCTCGGGGATGCTCTTCAACCTCACCGTGACGCTGCCGCTCATCACCACGAAGACGTTCGCACTCGACGGCGGCGTGTACGGCACGCTCACGGCCGTGTTCGGCGTCGGTGCGCTGATCGGCGCAGTGCGCGCGACGATGCAGACCACCTCGCCGCGCTTCCGCGCGACCGTTTCCCTCGCGCTGGGGACCGGGCTCGTCGTCATCCTGACGGCGCTCGCTCCGAGCGTGTGGCTGTTCGGCATCGGTCTCGGGCTGGCCGGCGCGGGGTCGATCTGGTTCATCGCCCGCGCCAACGCGTACGTGCAGCTCTCCGCGCCGGCACCCATCCGCGGTCAGGTGATGAGCATCTGGAACATGGCTCTGCCCGGCATGAACCCGTTCACCGGTTTGCTCGCGGGAGCGGTGGCGGATGCCGTGAGTCCGCAGGCGGGCTTCGGCCTGTCCGGTGTGCTGTACGTGGTGATCGCCGGCGTGGGCCTGCTCGGTGCGGCGGCGCGCCGCCGATCCCGTACCGAGCTCGGCTAGGCGAGCAGGCCGCCCGGTGCCACTGATCGTGAGTCGCCGCGCCAGGTCACCCGAGCCCCGTGGCCCTGAGCAGTTCCGCCCGGAGGGCGTCCCGCACGGCGGCCATGCCGTCGTACGTCTCCTCGAACGAGGTCGACAGGGGCGAGAGCCCGATGCGCAGGCCGTCCGGGTCGCGGTAGTCAGGGATGACGCCGCGGCCCCACAGCGTCGCCGTGACCGTGCGCATCGAGCGATGCGACACGGTGATGTGGCCGCCGCGGCGGGAGGGATCCCGCGGGGATGCCAGCTTCGCGCCAAGGGGCGCGAGCCACTCGTCGAACAGCGCGATGGCGAAATCGGTCAGTTCCAGCGACTTCGCCCGCACCGCCGCGATGCCGCGATCCTCGATCATCTCCAGCGTGTCCTGCATCGCCAGCATGCCGATGATCGGCGGGGTGCCGCTGACGAACCGGCGCATGCCCTCCGCCGGCCGGTACTCGGGGCCCATGGCGAAGACATCCGATGATCCCATCCAGCCCTGGATCGGCTGCCGCAGCACGTCCTGCAGGTCGGCGCGCACGTACGCGAACGCGGGCGACCCCGGCCCGCCGTTCAGGTACTTGTAGGTGCATCCCACGGCCAGGTCGACGCCCCAACGATCCAGCTCGACCGGCACCGATCCCGCCGAGTGGCAGAGATCCCAGAGCACGAGTGCGCCGGCTTCGTGCGCGATGCGCGTGATGGCCGGGGCATCCGCGAGGAAACCGGAGCGGTACGCCACGTGACTGAGTACCACGAGCGCCGTCTCCGCGCCGACGACGGCCGCGACCTGCTCCGGCGTCACTCCCGACGCCGGATCCGCTTCGATCCACCGCAGCGTGAGACCGCGCTCTGCCGCGATCCCGTCGAGCACGTACCGGTCGGTCGGGAAGTTGTCGGTGTCGAGCACGATCTCCGTTCGCCTGCCGGAGCCGCGTGGGGCATCCACAGCCGCCCTCGCCAGCTTGTAGAGCAGCACCGTCGTCGAGTCGCCGATCACCGTCTGACCGGATGCCGCACCCAGCACTGCGCGCCCCAGCCGGTCCCCGATCGCGAACGGCAGCTCCATCCACTCCTCGTCCCAGCCGCGGATCAGCCGGCCGGCCCACGCCTCGGTGAGGAACTTCTGGATGCGCTCCACGCTGTGCACCGTCGGCCGCCCCAGCGAGTTGCCGTCGAAGTAGGCGACGAGGCCTTCCGATGGCACGAACCGCGTGCGGAAATGCGCCAGTCCGTCGCTGCGGTCCGCCCTGCGGGCGAACGAGTGGAACGGATCAGGCGCACCCGTGCGGCCGTCGTGCTGGGTCGTCATTCCAGGGTCTCCTCCAGGTAGTCGATGGTCGTCCCCCTTGCACCGGCCAACCAAGCCGCAGCCGCCTCCGCCGTAGCCGGCGGCAGTCCCGGCACCCACGCCAGCCGCTGGCCGATCTCGTCCGGATGCGCCGTGCCGGCGATCGAGGCGACCAGCGCATCCCTGTCCTGCCCGGTGGACGCCAGCGCGGCCAGCTCGCGGGCGTTGATGCCGATCGGCAGCGGACCGTTGCCGAGATCCGTCCCGTAGAGCACACGGGCTCCGGCCGCGACGAGATGGCGCAGGTTGTCCGTCGCGGTGTCGAACTCCGCTGAGCGATCGCCGTATCCGTGGATGTCGAGCGTCGACACGACCGCCGTGCCGGCCCGCGAGATGCGCGACACGAGCCCCTGGTCCAGCAGTTCGGTGAACGGCGTATGCGCGAGCACGTTGACGCCTGCGTCGAGGGCCCTGCGGGTCATCCCCTCGCCCTCCACATGGGCCGCGACGGGCACGCCCTCCGCGCGCGCCGCCGTGACGATCGCCTCGAGCAGCTCCGGCGACGGAACCGGTCCCGCCGTCGCGTTCAGCGTCACCTTGATGACGGATGCCCCTGCCGCGGCCTGCGCGCGCACCGCCGTCTCCGCATGGTCCGCCTCCGCCAGTTGCACGACGGCCGGTTCCGGCGCCCAGTCGCGCTGGGACGGATACCCGCCGACGCACGTGAGGAACGCGCCGGCGATGTGCACCCGCGGCAGCATGGATCCGGGGAACGCGGCCTGCGTGCGGATCCGTCCCGTGACCGCCGGATCCCCTCCAAGGTCGACGACGCTCGTCACGCCGCCGGCGAGCAGCGGTTCGGGGTCGATGAGGCCCAGGTGCACGTGGTGGTCGGTGAGGCGCGGGAACAGCGTGCCGGGGACGGAGAGGTCGGCACGGGCATCCGCATCGACGGGGTGCAGAAGCCCGTCGCGCACGGCGAAGACGCTGCGGCCTCGGAACGCTCCAGCCCACGACGCCTCGAACGCGACAGTCTGCCCCTCCTCGATCACGACGCGCCGATCTGCGTGCGCACCGCATACAGCTCGGGGAAGAACGTGATGTCCAGCGCCTTCTGCAGGAAGGGCGCGCCGCTGGACCCTCCCGTTCCGGTCTTCATGCCGATCGTGCGCTGCACGGTCTTCAGGTGACGGAACCGCCACAGCTGGAAGTTGTCCTCGAGGTCGACGAGTTCCTCGCACGCTTCGTACTCCGACCAGTGCTCGTCGGCGTTCTCATAGATGCCGACGATGACGGGCACGAGCTCATCAGACATCCGGTACGCCTGGGTCACGTCGCGGTCGAGGACCGCGGGCGGCACGGCGAATCCGGCGCGTGCCAGGTACCTCAGGAACTCGTCGTAGAGCGTCGGGGCCCTCAGGATGCCCTCCAGCAGCTCGTGCGCACCGGCGTCGCTCTCGAACACCCGCAGCATGCGCGCATCCTTGTTCCCCAGCGTGAACTCGACCGCCCGGTACTGCCAGGACTGGAATCCGGACGAGTTTCCGAGGAACCCGCGGAACTGCGCGTACTCCGTCGGCGTGAGCGTGGCGAGAACGGACCACTGCTCCGTGAGGGTGCGCTGGATGTGCTTCACCCTGGCTATGCGCTTGAGCGCCGGCTGCAGGAGGTCGTCGCGAAGCAGGGTGCAAGCATCCGTCAGCTCGTGCAGCACGAGCTTGAGCCACAGCTCGGTCGTCTGGTGCTGCACGATGAACAGCAGTTCGTCGTGGTGCTCCGGATGACTCACCGGATGCTGCGCCGACAGCAGGCGCTCGAGGTCGAGGTACGACGAGTAGCTCATGCGCCGCGCGAAGTCGGTGACGATGGACTCCTCGTAGCGGTCCGCCGAGCTGGGACCGACCGCCGCAACAGCCCTTCGAGCCGGCTCCGTCTCGGGTGCGTCGTGCGTCATCGTGCCTCCTCGCAGTCCGCCCCCATTCTTGCCGGGACGCCCGGATCGTCGCATCACCGCACCGCGGTTCGGACGCTCCTACACGGCGACGAGTTCCAGCACCATCGCGTGCTCCGGGTGCAGTGCAGGCAGCGGGAGCCCCGCCTCGGCGAGCACTCGGCCCGACACGACTGCGGCCTCGCCAGAGGCGATGGCATCCTTCAACCAGACCGGGACGGCGCCGAACGCGACGGCATGCGGATCCACCGGCAGGCCGGGAGCGACACGGTAGTGGCGGTCGGGATCGAGGCCCGGGATCCGGAGCCGGGCCGGCGTCTCGTTCGGCGACGTGGCGAGCACGACGTAGGCGAGCAGGGCTCGGGAGCGGTCGTGTGCGACGGTTCCGTATGCGGCGTCCTCGGTGCCGGGACGGTCGACGTGCACGGCGCGGCCGGAGTGGATGAGATCGCGGTTCGCCTTGTAGAACGCGATCACCTCACGAAGCTGGTCGCGCTCGCCCTCCCCGAGGGTGCGCACGTCCCACTCCATGCCGAAGTGCGCGAAGAGCGAGGTGATCGCCCGGAACGACAGGTCGTGCGTGCGCCGTGTGGTGTGCGAGGTGCCGGGCCCGACGTGCGATCCGATCAGCTCCGGTGGCAGAACGAGACCCGTGCCGCGCTGGATGCTCTGCCGCTCCAGCGCGTCGTTCGTGTCAGACGCCCAGACCCGGTCGGTACGACCGAGGATGCCCAGATCCACTCGGCCGCCACCCGACGAGCAGCTTTCGATCTCCACCCCGGGATGTGCTGCCCGCAGCTCGTCGAGCAGCCGGTAGACGGCGAGCGTCTGCTCGTGCGTCGAGGCGCGACCGTCGTGGCCGAGCTCGAGCTGGTCGCGGTTCTGGTCCCACTTCAGGAACCCGATCGGATACTCGCTGAGCAGTGCATCGAGCCGCTCGAAGACATACGCCCAGGCATCCGGATTCACCAGGTCGATCACCTGCTGGTGGCGCCACGGCAGCGACATCCGGCCGTGCCTGCCGTCGGGGCGCGAGATCCAGTCCGGATGCTCGCGCGCCACCCGTGAATCCTCGCTGATCATCTCCGGCTCGACCCAGAGTCCGAACTGCATGCCCTTGCCGCGCACGTGCTCGACGAGCGGGGTGAGGCCGTTCGGCCAGACATCCGGATCCACGAACCAGTCGCCCAGTCCCGTCGTGTCGTCGCGACGGCCGAGGAACCAGCCGTCGTCGAGCACGAAGCGCTCGACGCCGAGGTCGGCTGCGGCATCCGCGAGCTCGGACAGCACGCCGAGGTCGTGGTTGAAGTACACGGCCTCCCACGTGTTCAGCACGACGGGACGCGGTGTCGACGGATGTCCGTCCCTGGCCCGCACCCAGGAGTGGAAGCGAGCGCTCATGCCGTCCAGCCCGTCGCGCGAATACGACGCGTACACCGTCGGTGCGACGTACGTCTCGCCCTCGGCGAGCGCGACCTCGCCGGAGTGCAGCAGTTCGCCGACCGCGAGCACGGTCTGACCGTCGCCGGCGCGCTCGACGCGACTGGTGTGGTCGCCGCTCCAGCCGAGGTGCAGCGCCCAGACCTCTCCGTCGCGCCACCCGAAGCCTGGGGTGCCCGCGGCGATGATCAGCGTCGAATCGTGTCCGGTTCGGCCATGACGGCCGCTCCGCACCCAGGTGCCCTGGTCGATCCGTCTGCGTTGCTGGTGCTTCTCGCGCGACCAGTGGCCGGTGAGATCGAGCGACTCCCCGGCCTGGGCTGGTACCGGCAGCGTCGCGTCGAGCACGTCGAGCCCGTACGTACCGGTTCCGGTGTTCGTGACGCTCTGGTCGACGAGGAGGAGGCCGTCGGCGCCGAGGGTGAGCGCGACATCCACGCGCAAGCCGGAGGCGTCGTCGGTGAAGACGAGCACGGCGCGCTGCGAGCCGGCCGGATCCGCGGACTCGGTGCGGGCGTCCTGCAGGACGAGCCGTGGTGAGAACGACCTGCCCGAGCGGTTCCCCTCGATGCCAGGCGTGCCGCGCCATCCCCGTGCCGGCTGCGGGATCAGGGACGCGGTGACGGGTGCGTCGAAGCTGGAGGCGCCCGTGCCCCCTGCGAAGAAGGCCGGATCGGGAGCCTGCTCGCCGAGGTCGGCTCCCCAGTGCGCGACACGCGCATCCGCGTCGCGCAGGTCGAGGAGAACGCTGACACCCGCCGCACGCAGGTACAACCGGTCGATCATGAAGGAGCCTCCGAAGGGGTTCGATTCTCGTGAATGGTGACGATGCGCAGCTCGCCTGCGCGCGTGGACAGTATTTCTCTTGCGTGGCCGCCGAGTCCGTCGTCGCTGATCACGACTGCCGCCTCGTCCAGTTCGGCGATGGTGGACATGCCGACCGTTCCCCACTTGGTGTGGTCGGCCAGCACGACCACGCGGCGGGCAGCGGCGACCAGCGCCCTGTCGGCCTCCGCCTCGAGGAGATTCGGGGTCGTGAAGCCTTCGTGCTCGTCCATGCCGTGCACGCCGAGGAACAGGTAGTCGAGGTGGAGCTGTCGCAGCGCCGAGATCGCGATCGGTCCGACGAGCGCATCCGACGGCGTGCGCTCACCGCCGGTGAGGATGACGTGCCCCCGCCCGCTGGACGCCATGGGGAACAGCACGCTCGCCACCTGCACCGAGTTCGTCACGACCGTGCAATCCAGCGGCGCGTTCGCCAGGATCGACGCGAGACGCCACGTGGTCGTTCCCGCGCTGATGCCGATGGCGCTGCCCGGCTGCACGAGAGATGCAGCCTCCCGCGCGATCGCCAGCTTCTCCAGTTCTTCGCGCACGATCTTCGTCTCGAACCCTGGCTCGTCGGTGCGCAGCCCGCCGCCGGGCAGCGTGGCACCGCCGTGTACGCGCTCCAGCAGTCCGCCGGTGACGAGCACGTCGATGTCACGCCGAACGGTCATCTCGCTCACCGCGAATTGCGCGGCCAACTCGGTGACGCGTACCGTGCCGCGTTCCCGCGCACGAGCGACGATGGCGCTCTGACGCGCAGCTGCAAGCATCATGCGATTATCCCTTGCTGGCGCCGAGCGTCAGACCCGCGACGAACTGCCGCTGGAGCACGAGATAGATGATCAGCGTCGGGATGACCGTGATGATGGCGCCGGCCGCCAGCAGGTTGTAGTTCGAGAGGAACTGCCCCTGTAGGTTGTTGATCGCCGTGGTCACCGGCAGCCGGTCACCGGACTGGATGAAGATCAACGGCCAGAAGTAGTCGTTGTAGATGAAGATCACTTCCAGCGTGCCGAGGGCGGCGAGCGCCGGCCTGGTCAGCGGGAGGATCACGTTCCAGTACTGGCGCCAGATGCTCGCACCGTCGACGCGCGCCGCTTCGGTGAGCTCGTTCGGGATCGCCTTCATGAAGTTCGAGAGCACGAACGTGCAGAAGCCGATCTGGAACGCCGTGTTCGCCGCGATGACGCTCACGTACGTGTTCAACAGCGTGCCGGAGTCGCTCATCCAGTAGGGCAGCGTCGTGTGCTTGAACATCTCGAAGAGCGGGGCCGCCAGCACCTGGGGTGGCAGCAGGTTGCCCGCCGTGAACATGATCAGCAACGTCACATTGAAGCGCCAGCTGTACCGCGACACTGCGAAGGCCATCATCGAGGCGAAGAACAGGGTCAGCAGCACTGCCGGCACCGTGATGATCACCGAGTTGCCGAAGTAGGTCGGGAATCCGCCCTGCGTCCACGCGTCGATGAAGTTCTGGAAGTTGTAGTGCCCGGCGATCGAGAAGTAGCCGTACTTGTCGGTGTCGGCCTTCGGCCGCAACGACGTGTACAGCGCCCAGGCGAGTGGCAGCAGCCAGATGACCGCCATCACGATGATGAAGATCGCGGTGCCCCAGAGGCGCTTCTTGTGGCGCCTCGGTGGAGTCGGGGCGTGCGGCGGCACGCGGACGGATGTCGTCGTCGTGGCGCTCATTCCGTCTCCTTTCGGAATGTCCTCGCCAGATACCAGACGATGGGCACGAGAGAGATGATCAGCAGCACCACGGCGAGCGCGGATCCGACGCCGATCACCTGACCCTCACCGATGAGGTTCTGGATGACCAGTGCGCTGAGGAGTTCGAGGCCGTTCGTGCCTCTGTTGATCACCCAGACGATGTCGAACGCGCGAAGCGACTCGATGATGGTGATGACGACGATGATGATGTTCGTCGGCTTCATGGCGGGGAACACCACCTGGAAGAAGGACTTCCAGGCGCCGGCCCCGTCGAGGGCTGCCGCCTCCTTCAGGCTCGGATCGACGCTCTTCAGGCCCGCCAGGTACAGGATCATCACGTAGCCGGCATGCCGCCACGTGGCCGCGACCATGGCGGCCCACAGATTCACTCCCGGCGTTCCGAGCCAGTCGACGGCATTCGGTTTGCCCGCTGTGCCCAGCAGGAAGTTCAGCAGGCCGTTGTCCTGCGAGTAGAAGAGCTGCCAGATGATGCCGATCAGCGCGAGCGACAGCATCACCGGCGCGAAGAAGATGCTCTGGTAGATGCGGCTGCCCTTGAGCGCCTGGTCGAGCAGCACCGCGAGCAGGAGCCCGAGAGGCGTTCCGACGACGCCGAGGAACAGCAGCCAGACGATGTTGTGGAGTACGGCAGGCCAGAACGGTGTGTAGTCCTGGAAGACGTACTGGTAGTTGCCCCAGCCGGCCCACTTCATGTCGCTGAAGTCGAGGCCGTTCCACTGCACGAACGACAAGCCGATCGAGAACAGGGTGGGCAACCAGACGAGGACGAGCTGGATCAGGGTGGGGATTCCCACCATGATCGACAGCACCACCACGTCTCTGCGGGTGAATTGGCGCAGCCGACGGCGCTTCCGGGCGGGGTTGCTGCCCCGCCCGGAAGCGGTCGCCTTCTGCGTGTCTGCAGACGTGACCGCCATGAGGATACTTCGCTGCCGCTACTCGGCGGCGTAGAGCGTCTTCGCCTGCGCCTCGATGTTGCTCAGGTCGACGCTGCCGTTCTTGATGAACGTCTGCATCGCCGGCTCGAGCACGTTGGATGCCATGGCCGGCAGGGCGTCACGGTCGAAGAACTGGCTGATGTACTTCGCGTCGGCGATCACACCGCCCAGCTTCTTGGTGAACGCGCTGTAGCCGGAGGTGTCGGCATCCTTCGCCGTCATGATGTTCGACTTGTCGATGGCGTAGTACGCCTCCTGGCCCTTGCCGGTTCCCATGAACTGCAGCATGTCCTTCGCCGCCTGGTTCTGGTCGCCCTTCTTCGACAGCATGAGACCGTCGATCGGCGCCTCGACCGCGTCCTGACCCTCGACCGCGACGGACGGGAACGGGAAGAAGTCGATGTCGGCGAGCACCGTCGGATCCGTGAACTGCTGCGTGATGAACGAGCCGAGCAGCATCATGCCGGACTTGTTCTGCGCGAGCTTCTGCGCGGCATCCTGCCAGGTGAGACCGAGCGCGTCGGGGTCCTGGTACGGCAGCATGATCTTCCAGGTGTCGAAGACGTCCTGAACCTTCTTTTGGTTCCAGGACTCCTTGTGCGCGCACAGGTCGACGTGGAACTGGTAGCCGTTCGTGCGCATGTTGAGGTAGTCGAACGTGCCGCACGCGGGCCAGGCATCCTTGTCGGCGAACTGGATCGGGATGATCCCGTCGCCCTGCATCTGCTTGCACAGCGCCTCGAACTGGTCCATCGTCGTCGGCACCTGGTAGCCCTTGGACTGCCAGAACGACTTGCGGTAGAAGAAGCCCCACGGGTAGTTGTAGTTCGGCACGAAGTACTGCTTGCCGTCCTCACCCGTCGACGCCTTCTTGAGCGCGTCGGAGAAGTTGCTGCCGATCTTGTCCCACACGTCGCTGACGTCGCCGACGAGACCCTTCTTCGCGTAGTACTGCATGCGGTAGCCGGCGAACCAGGTGAATGCGTCGTCAGGGCTGCCCTGCAGATAGTTGTTGATCTTGTTCTGGAACCCGTTGTGGTCGACCGTGTTGACTGTGACTTTGTCGCCCGACTTCTTCTCGAACGCCGAGACGAACGACGCGTAGGCCTTCTTCGGGACCGGGTCGGACGCATTGGATCCGAACGTGAGGGTCTTGCCTCCGGACGACGATCCGCCGCCCGAGGTGGTTCCGGTGCAGGCCGCCAGCAGCGGAACGGCACCAAGACCCAATGCCCCGACGCCGACACCCTTCAGAAGAGTGCGGCGACCGATGGGGGTGCCACCGTTGAGCTCGTGCATGTTGACTCCTTTGTAACGTGCAGAGGGGTGTGCAAAAACGCACATTGTCGATCATATTCACGCACTGCTCTCGACGGAATAACGAATCGGACACGACAGGTGGTTCGTGATCGATTTCCCGGTTGGAGAGCGGTTTCCCATACGCCATCGGTCCTCTCCGGTCCGTCCGGGCAGGGTGGCACCGCCCACCCACGATGTGCATCGGGGTACGAAATCGCATAAATTCGCACACGAGTCACCCCATCGATCGAAGGAGCTCGAATGCCGTCGTCACATGAAGCATCCCTGGGCGCGGTGTGGAGGCATCCGGAAGTCACCTCCCTGGGCCGCGAGCCGCAGCACGCCGTCGCCAGGACAGCACTCTTCGATGGCAGCGTCCCTGCCGACGTGATCGACCTGGACGGCACGTGGCGATTCCAGCTGCTTCCGCGGCCGGAGGCCGAACTCGGGGATGGATGGCGTGACATCCGCGTGCCGGGCGCGTGGACCATGCAGGGCACGGACGATGCCCCGCAGTACCTGAACATCAGGATGCCCTTCCCCACCTCCCCGCCCACGGTGCCAGACGAGAACCCGACGGGCGTCTACCGCCGCTCGTTCACGGTGCCCGGCGAGTGGTCGGGCCGAAGGATCATCCTGAGCGTCGGCGCTGCCGAGAGCGTGCTCCTCGTCCGCGTGAACGGCGTAGAGGCCGGTGCGAGCAAGGGAAGCAGGATCGCCGCCGAGTTCGAGGTGACCGATCTCGTGACGGCCGGCGAGAACGAGCTCGAGCTGACGGTCGTGAAGTGGTCGGACGCCAGTTTCATCGAAGACCAGGACCAGTGGTGGCACGGCGGCATCACCCGCGGAGTGCGCCTGTTCGCCACGAACCGCCTCTACCTGCGCGACGTGAAGGCCATCGCGGACTTCGACGCGGCATCCGGATCCGGACGCCTCGATGTGCAAGTCGTCGTCGGCGCGCCCGACGACGTGACGCCCGCAGGGCTCAGCGTGCGCGTTCGGCTGGAGGACAGGACGTCGGAGGGCAACGCCGCCGGTATCGACGCGGCAGTCGGCGAGGTGGCGCGGGGGGCGGCATCCGTCTCCACCCGGGTCGAAGCGGATCCCGACGAGGAGGAGTCGCAGGAGCTGATCGCGCAGATCCCCGCCGACCAGAGCCTGTTCGAACTGCACGGCAGGAACGCCGCGGGCGTGCAGCTGGAGGAACCGCTGCGCACTCTGGCCGCGATCGCGACCTCGGTGATCCTGCCGGAGGCGCACGGACGGGCGGCGACGAACCTTCCCGTCCCGCACGTCTCGCCGTGGAGCGCCGAGACGCCCGCGCTGTATCCGCTGACCGTCGAGCTTCTGGACACCGAAGGCACCGTGCTCGACACCGCGCGGCTGCGCGTCGGCTTCCGTCGCGTCGAGATCGTCGGCAGGGACCTCCTCGTCAACGGACGCCGGATCATGGTGCAGGGCGTGAACCGCCACGAGTTCGACCCGCGAACCGGTCGCACTCTCACCCGCGATGAGATCGCCGCGGAGCTGGCCGACCTCAAGCGCTGGGGCTTCAACGCCATCCGCACGTCGCATTACCCGAACGACCCCGCTTTCTACGACATCGCGGACGAGTACGGCTTCTACGTGGTCGACGAGGCGGACCTGGAGACGCACGACTGGGCCTGGAGGCTGTGCGACGATGCGCGGTACCTGAACCAGTTCGTCGACCGGGTGTCGCGCATGGTGCTGCGCGACAAGAACCACGCGTGCGTCATCATGTGGTCGCTCGGCAATGAGGCGGGCTCGGGGACCAACCAGGATGCCGCAGCCGGCTGGGTGCGCGGCTACGACCCGACCCGGCCGGTGCACTACGAGGGCGCTATCGCCCGCGACTGGTTCGGCGGGCAGCGGCAGACCGACGTCGTGAATCCGATGTATCCGCCGATCGACGCGATCGTGTCGTACGCGCGCAATCCGCGGGCCGACCGTCCGCTCATCATGTGTGAGTACAGCCACGCGATGGGCAACTCGAACGGATCGTTCGACGACTACTGGAGCGCCATTCGCTCTACTCCCGGCCTGCAGGGCGGCTTCATCTGGGAGCTGAAGGACCACGGACTGGATCCGGAGGGCGACGGGCACTACCGCTACGGCGGCGACTTCGACGGCGGGGACGCCACGCTCAACGACGGCAACTTCTGCATCGACGGGCTGCTGTTCCCCGACGGGAGCCCGCATCCTGCGATCTTCGAGGTGCGACACGTCTTCTCCCCCGTCGAGCTCGTCTCGGATGCCACGGCCGCCCGCGCCGGCACCCTGCGGGTGCTCAACCGGCAGACGTTCGCGTCGCTGGACGACCTTGCGATCGAGGCGACCGTCGCCAGGACCGACGGTGCACCGACCGCCCCTGTGCGGCTGGATGCCTCGGCCGACGCCGGCGGTACAGCCGAGGTCGCGCTGCCGGCAGGACTCGTCGAGCAGCTGACGCAGGATGGCGCGCTCGCACTCCGCGTCACCGTGTGCACCGCGATCGATCGGGTCTGGGCGCCTGCTGGCACCGAACTCGCGGTCCTCGAGGTGCGACTGCCGGCGGTTGCTCGACCAGGTCGGCCGGCTGTCGCAGCAAGCTCCCCCATCGTGCTCGATACCGACGGTGTCGTGCAGCACCCTGTGTTCGCGTCCGGCCCTCGCCTGCT encodes the following:
- a CDS encoding tryptophan 2,3-dioxygenase family protein, producing MTHDAPETEPARRAVAAVGPSSADRYEESIVTDFARRMSYSSYLDLERLLSAQHPVSHPEHHDELLFIVQHQTTELWLKLVLHELTDACTLLRDDLLQPALKRIARVKHIQRTLTEQWSVLATLTPTEYAQFRGFLGNSSGFQSWQYRAVEFTLGNKDARMLRVFESDAGAHELLEGILRAPTLYDEFLRYLARAGFAVPPAVLDRDVTQAYRMSDELVPVIVGIYENADEHWSEYEACEELVDLEDNFQLWRFRHLKTVQRTIGMKTGTGGSSGAPFLQKALDITFFPELYAVRTQIGAS
- a CDS encoding amidohydrolase family protein, coding for MIEEGQTVAFEASWAGAFRGRSVFAVRDGLLHPVDADARADLSVPGTLFPRLTDHHVHLGLIDPEPLLAGGVTSVVDLGGDPAVTGRIRTQAAFPGSMLPRVHIAGAFLTCVGGYPSQRDWAPEPAVVQLAEADHAETAVRAQAAAGASVIKVTLNATAGPVPSPELLEAIVTAARAEGVPVAAHVEGEGMTRRALDAGVNVLAHTPFTELLDQGLVSRISRAGTAVVSTLDIHGYGDRSAEFDTATDNLRHLVAAGARVLYGTDLGNGPLPIGINARELAALASTGQDRDALVASIAGTAHPDEIGQRLAWVPGLPPATAEAAAAWLAGARGTTIDYLEETLE
- a CDS encoding carbohydrate ABC transporter permease gives rise to the protein MSATTTTSVRVPPHAPTPPRRHKKRLWGTAIFIIVMAVIWLLPLAWALYTSLRPKADTDKYGYFSIAGHYNFQNFIDAWTQGGFPTYFGNSVIITVPAVLLTLFFASMMAFAVSRYSWRFNVTLLIMFTAGNLLPPQVLAAPLFEMFKHTTLPYWMSDSGTLLNTYVSVIAANTAFQIGFCTFVLSNFMKAIPNELTEAARVDGASIWRQYWNVILPLTRPALAALGTLEVIFIYNDYFWPLIFIQSGDRLPVTTAINNLQGQFLSNYNLLAAGAIITVIPTLIIYLVLQRQFVAGLTLGASKG
- a CDS encoding alpha-galactosidase, whose protein sequence is MIDRLYLRAAGVSVLLDLRDADARVAHWGADLGEQAPDPAFFAGGTGASSFDAPVTASLIPQPARGWRGTPGIEGNRSGRSFSPRLVLQDARTESADPAGSQRAVLVFTDDASGLRVDVALTLGADGLLLVDQSVTNTGTGTYGLDVLDATLPVPAQAGESLDLTGHWSREKHQQRRRIDQGTWVRSGRHGRTGHDSTLIIAAGTPGFGWRDGEVWALHLGWSGDHTSRVERAGDGQTVLAVGELLHSGEVALAEGETYVAPTVYASYSRDGLDGMSARFHSWVRARDGHPSTPRPVVLNTWEAVYFNHDLGVLSELADAAADLGVERFVLDDGWFLGRRDDTTGLGDWFVDPDVWPNGLTPLVEHVRGKGMQFGLWVEPEMISEDSRVAREHPDWISRPDGRHGRMSLPWRHQQVIDLVNPDAWAYVFERLDALLSEYPIGFLKWDQNRDQLELGHDGRASTHEQTLAVYRLLDELRAAHPGVEIESCSSGGGRVDLGILGRTDRVWASDTNDALERQSIQRGTGLVLPPELIGSHVGPGTSHTTRRTHDLSFRAITSLFAHFGMEWDVRTLGEGERDQLREVIAFYKANRDLIHSGRAVHVDRPGTEDAAYGTVAHDRSRALLAYVVLATSPNETPARLRIPGLDPDRHYRVAPGLPVDPHAVAFGAVPVWLKDAIASGEAAVVSGRVLAEAGLPLPALHPEHAMVLELVAV
- a CDS encoding DeoR/GlpR family DNA-binding transcription regulator codes for the protein MLAAARQSAIVARARERGTVRVTELAAQFAVSEMTVRRDIDVLVTGGLLERVHGGATLPGGGLRTDEPGFETKIVREELEKLAIAREAASLVQPGSAIGISAGTTTWRLASILANAPLDCTVVTNSVQVASVLFPMASSGRGHVILTGGERTPSDALVGPIAISALRQLHLDYLFLGVHGMDEHEGFTTPNLLEAEADRALVAAARRVVVLADHTKWGTVGMSTIAELDEAAVVISDDGLGGHAREILSTRAGELRIVTIHENRTPSEAPS
- a CDS encoding aminotransferase class V-fold PLP-dependent enzyme, with the translated sequence MTTQHDGRTGAPDPFHSFARRADRSDGLAHFRTRFVPSEGLVAYFDGNSLGRPTVHSVERIQKFLTEAWAGRLIRGWDEEWMELPFAIGDRLGRAVLGAASGQTVIGDSTTVLLYKLARAAVDAPRGSGRRTEIVLDTDNFPTDRYVLDGIAAERGLTLRWIEADPASGVTPEQVAAVVGAETALVVLSHVAYRSGFLADAPAITRIAHEAGALVLWDLCHSAGSVPVELDRWGVDLAVGCTYKYLNGGPGSPAFAYVRADLQDVLRQPIQGWMGSSDVFAMGPEYRPAEGMRRFVSGTPPIIGMLAMQDTLEMIEDRGIAAVRAKSLELTDFAIALFDEWLAPLGAKLASPRDPSRRGGHITVSHRSMRTVTATLWGRGVIPDYRDPDGLRIGLSPLSTSFEETYDGMAAVRDALRAELLRATGLG
- a CDS encoding sugar ABC transporter permease, which gives rise to MAVTSADTQKATASGRGSNPARKRRRLRQFTRRDVVVLSIMVGIPTLIQLVLVWLPTLFSIGLSFVQWNGLDFSDMKWAGWGNYQYVFQDYTPFWPAVLHNIVWLLFLGVVGTPLGLLLAVLLDQALKGSRIYQSIFFAPVMLSLALIGIIWQLFYSQDNGLLNFLLGTAGKPNAVDWLGTPGVNLWAAMVAATWRHAGYVMILYLAGLKSVDPSLKEAAALDGAGAWKSFFQVVFPAMKPTNIIIVVITIIESLRAFDIVWVINRGTNGLELLSALVIQNLIGEGQVIGVGSALAVVLLIISLVPIVWYLARTFRKETE